One Zeugodacus cucurbitae isolate PBARC_wt_2022May chromosome 3, idZeuCucr1.2, whole genome shotgun sequence genomic region harbors:
- the LOC128920497 gene encoding putative nuclease HARBI1, producing MEIIEELFDLNRLAMKRLLHAHIILKMGSLHGANSTRSIWMKTRGQFFWEVHCHVNSDAFLKINLRMKRKSFNKLCIMLKGLEKKTTNYRKTIQLEKRIAIALYALGSSAEYRTIGNMFGIGKSTVCSFLIEFCHEVWRCLWPLYLKKFPMNEFQVREYINGFESLGFPQVLGAIDGCHIEVRPAAKDAVDYYIYKGWYFTVLLALVEARCRFIYINVGSPGRCNDSSIFESSSLKSQLAQSSLFKDMSRQISSVNVPGVLLGDSAFKLDEHLMKPYPFCVNQPLDKKNLTMFSRKVEEWWRMLSVI from the exons ATGGAAATAATTGAGGAATTGTTTGATTTGAACCGCCTAGCAATGAAACGTTTGTTGCATGCACACATAATACTCAAAATGGGTAGCCTACATGGAGCAAATTCAACAAGGTCTATTTGGATGAAG ACTCGTGGccaatttttttgggaagtccaTTGCCATGTGAATTCAGATGCATTTTTAAAAATCAACCTCCGAATGAAgcgcaaatctttcaataaattgtgcaTTATGTTGAAAGGCTTGGAGAAGAAAACCACTAACTACCGGAAAACAATTCAATTAGAAAAACGCATTGCTATTGCTTTATATGCTCTTGGCTCTTCTGCAGAATACCGAACAATTGGAAATATGTTCGGAATTGGTAAAAGCACTGTCTGCTCCTTTCTAATTGAGTTCTGCCATGAAGTCTGGCGATGTTTGTGGCCATTGTATTTGAAGAAATTCCCAATGAACGAATTTCAAGTGCGGGAGTATATAAATGGTTTTGAGTCATTGGGTTTCCCTCAAGTGTTAGGAGCTATAG atGGTTGTCATATAGAAGTTCGCCCAGCAGCAAAAGATGCTGTTGACTACTACATTTACAAAGGCTGGTATTTCACAGTTCTTTTGGCTTTAGTAGAAGCAAG ATGCCGCTTTATATACATCAACGTTGGTAGTCCAGGCCGTTGTAATGACTCTTCAATATTTGAGAGTTCATCTTTAAAAAGCCAGTTGGCACAATCTAGTTTATTTAAAGACATGAGTAGACAAATTTCGTCAGTTAATGTTCCAGGAGTTTTATTGGGCGACTCTGCGTTCAAACTAGATGAACATTTGATGAAACCCTACCCTTTTTGTGTAAACCAACCtttggataaaaaaaatttaactatgttCTCTCGGAAAGTCGAAGAGTGGTGGAGAATGCTTTCGGTCATTTAA
- the LOC105219328 gene encoding uncharacterized protein LOC105219328: MEQYNVIQTKAKRVRSNPTRKWLFDEEKALIEFLTQNRDFEKPTSQMDYRRFSKESNIAVDWKLTRAKVRYMRRTYNKAKAWEGSTGAGSMEGETMKATLLKMCTFFYEMEEIFGSRVVESAVINDSLENNENNSEVDLNESASSAAVCEGECIDKTIRKGIYSRTAASDILQFQSEMIQLKKQNMEQEMSFKEKELELRERELRIKEKEVELREKQELLLKDKEMEMKVKELESNEKLKIMEIQMKERLAMEELKYKYK, from the exons ATGGAGCAATATAATGTTATACAg ACAAAAGCAAAACGGGTGCGTTCCAACCCAACCAGAAAGTGGCTGTTTGATGAAGAAAAGGCGttgattgaatttttgacaCAAAACAGGGATTTTGAG aagcCAACGTCTCAAATGGATTATAGACGATTTTCAAAGGAGAGCAACATTGCAGTGGACTGGAAGCTGACACGCGCGAAGGTTCGTTATATGCGTAGAACATATAACAAAGCAAAAGCATGGGAAGGCTCGACAGGTGCAGGGAGTATGGAAGGCGAAACTATGAAGG CCACTTTACTTAAAATGTGTacgtttttttatgaaatggaAGAAATTTTCGGCAGTAGAGTGGTTGAGTCAGCAGTAATAAATGACAGTTTGGAGAACAACGAAAACAATTCTGAAGTAGACCTCAACGAGTCAGCGTCTTCTGCGGCTGTATGCGAAGGCGAATGCATTGATAAGACAATTCGAAAAGGAATATATTCCAGAACTGCGGCATCAGATATTCTGCAATTTCAGTCTGAAATGATACAGCTGAAAAAGCAGAACATGGAGCAAGAAATGAGTTTTAAGGAGAAAGAGTTGGAATTAAGAGAAAGGGAATTGAGGATTAAAGAAAAAGAAGTGGAGTTAAGGGAAAAGCAAGAATTATTACTAAAAGACAAAGAAATGGAGATGAAAGTAAAAGAATTGGAAAGTAAtgaaaagctaaaaataatggaaatacaAATGAAAGAAAGATTGGCAATGGAAGaattgaaatacaaatacaaataa